A part of Streptomyces sp. NBC_01235 genomic DNA contains:
- a CDS encoding LAETG motif-containing sortase-dependent surface protein yields MSLSRRTAARSVRMLGVTAASAALALSAAGTALANDIKDFSAEAACDGTQGVITVTDKNAAGTPAIVTVFLENNGADLRQVGKPQNVKGTAAGVTVSFAEAWEPNVTYRVHIKAGNDVNADVEPFLTTPAKACKADDTSTPSTTPSSTESSTPSDTAPPPVETVTPSPSDSASDSAAPVPSASNVPSAAVQESNLAETGANSNTGLIVGIAAALVVVGGGAVFFGMRRRGSSNR; encoded by the coding sequence GTGTCCCTTTCCCGCCGTACCGCCGCCCGTTCGGTGCGCATGCTCGGTGTCACCGCCGCTTCCGCCGCCCTCGCGCTCAGCGCCGCCGGCACCGCGCTGGCCAACGACATCAAGGACTTCTCGGCGGAGGCCGCCTGTGACGGCACACAGGGCGTCATCACCGTCACCGACAAGAACGCGGCAGGCACCCCGGCCATCGTCACGGTCTTCCTCGAGAACAACGGCGCCGACCTCAGGCAGGTCGGCAAGCCCCAGAACGTCAAGGGCACCGCGGCGGGCGTCACCGTCTCCTTCGCCGAGGCCTGGGAGCCGAACGTCACCTACCGGGTGCACATCAAGGCCGGCAACGACGTGAACGCCGACGTCGAGCCGTTCCTGACCACCCCGGCCAAGGCCTGCAAGGCCGACGACACCTCCACGCCGTCCACCACCCCGTCCAGCACTGAGTCCTCGACCCCGTCGGACACCGCTCCGCCGCCGGTCGAGACCGTCACCCCGAGCCCGTCCGACTCGGCGAGCGACAGCGCCGCGCCCGTGCCCTCCGCGAGCAACGTGCCCTCGGCCGCGGTCCAGGAGTCCAACCTCGCCGAGACCGGCGCCAACTCCAACACCGGCCTGATCGTCGGCATAGCGGCCGCCCTGGTCGTCGTCGGCGGTGGCGCGGTGTTCTTCGGCATGCGTCGCCGTGGGTCCAGCAACCGCTGA
- a CDS encoding VOC family protein yields MTTPAHQQMIFVNLPVNDLDASKKFFTELGYSINPQFSDDNAASVVISDTIIAMLLTKPFYSTFTKKEIADATKTSEVLIALSAQSREKVDELVDRALALGGSPSGQTQDMDFMYGRAFDDLDGHTWEVVWMDPSAIEG; encoded by the coding sequence ATGACCACCCCGGCCCACCAGCAGATGATCTTCGTGAACCTGCCCGTGAACGACCTCGACGCCTCGAAGAAGTTCTTCACGGAGCTCGGCTATTCGATCAACCCGCAGTTCAGCGACGACAACGCGGCCTCCGTGGTGATCAGCGACACGATCATCGCGATGCTCCTCACCAAGCCGTTCTACTCGACCTTCACCAAGAAGGAGATCGCGGACGCCACCAAGACCAGCGAGGTCCTGATCGCCCTGAGCGCCCAGAGCCGCGAGAAGGTCGACGAACTCGTGGACAGGGCACTCGCGCTGGGTGGCTCGCCCAGCGGTCAGACGCAGGACATGGATTTCATGTACGGCCGCGCCTTCGACGACCTCGACGGTCACACCTGGGAGGTCGTCTGGATGGACCCGTCGGCCATCGAGGGCTGA
- a CDS encoding maleylpyruvate isomerase family mycothiol-dependent enzyme, whose protein sequence is MTLLAHDRYCDEIAHQVGRLRAVVTSGAELSATVPTCPDWSLEQLVRHMGGALRWVDVLVRTRAQENIPQERIPLHGGPDGEGDPAALDAWLAETGELVVGALREAGPDTKVWGWAGALDTGFWARRMAHEITVHRADATLAAGLPYEVAPDVAADAVDEWLQLVEWVQRNMPQAAAEELFVADRSIHLHATDTPAEPNAGRSEMGVPPPEGWGWVIELTGGGIVWRRGHEKATVALRGPLTSVLLAFYRRLPLDSPGLEVLGEREVLEFWLEKAKFG, encoded by the coding sequence ATGACCCTTCTCGCACATGACCGTTACTGCGACGAAATCGCCCACCAGGTCGGCCGGTTGAGGGCCGTCGTGACCTCCGGGGCGGAGCTGTCGGCGACCGTGCCGACCTGCCCCGACTGGTCGCTGGAGCAGCTCGTGCGGCACATGGGCGGCGCCCTGCGCTGGGTGGACGTGCTGGTGCGGACGCGGGCCCAGGAGAACATCCCCCAGGAGCGGATCCCACTGCACGGCGGACCGGACGGCGAGGGCGACCCGGCCGCGCTGGACGCCTGGCTCGCCGAGACCGGTGAGCTGGTCGTCGGCGCGCTGCGGGAGGCCGGTCCTGACACGAAGGTGTGGGGCTGGGCCGGGGCGCTCGACACCGGCTTCTGGGCGCGCCGCATGGCCCACGAGATCACCGTGCACCGAGCCGACGCCACGCTCGCCGCCGGGCTGCCCTACGAGGTCGCGCCCGACGTGGCCGCCGACGCGGTGGACGAGTGGCTGCAACTCGTGGAGTGGGTGCAGCGGAACATGCCGCAGGCGGCGGCAGAGGAGCTGTTCGTCGCGGACCGCAGCATCCATCTGCACGCCACCGACACGCCGGCCGAGCCGAACGCCGGGCGAAGCGAGATGGGGGTCCCCCCGCCCGAAGGGTGGGGGTGGGTGATCGAGCTCACCGGGGGCGGGATCGTCTGGCGCCGCGGGCACGAGAAGGCGACGGTCGCCCTGCGCGGCCCGCTGACATCTGTGCTGCTCGCCTTCTACCGCCGACTGCCGCTGGACAGCCCGGGGCTGGAGGTGCTCGGCGAGCGCGAGGTGCTGGAGTTCTGGCTGGAGAAGGCGAAGTTCGGCTGA